In Bacillus sp. S3, the sequence TAGTGCGGTAATAACTCCAAGGACGAGTAAAATTTTTAAGGGATCACCTTTCACTTTTTTTGCAGCCCAAATGGCTATGAATTTAAACAAGCCTGTTTCAGCTGTGATGGCAACTATAATCATCATTCCAGTCAGCAAACCCAGTGTATTAAAATCGATATGGTGTAATGCTTTTTCTTGACCGACAATTCCGAGGATTACCATCATGATTCCGCCGGCCATTGCGATGATAGTACGGTGTATCTTTTCCGTGACAATAAAAGCGTAGGTAACGAGAAATACACCAATTGCGATGATTGCTTGTGTTGACATATATCGACCTCTTCTCCCAAGTTTTTATACATATCATCGAAAAAAGGAGCCCGATTGACAGACTCCGCCTATGTTCAGCATATGTATTTTATACTTAATTTTATAAGACTATTCTTGAGATGTAAAGTGGAAATCTGAAAATTGTGTCGATAAATAAACAGAGGAGAGCTTTAGCCCATCATAATCCTAATTTTTTTATAAAATCCACTGTTTCCTCGTGCTCGGGTTTAATCAGGTTATATAATTTCTTGTCTTTTTTTACAAGTGAATGGCCATTCTCATCTACGATTGGCCTTGTAAATGAAGTGCTTCTTAAAACCTTCCATTCTCCTTCCGTTACCGAAAGCTGAAGGTCAATAATTCCGAGATGATTTCCAAAGGCACCTGCCATCACAACCGGCTTGCCATTGATTTGTCCCGTTTCCATTTTTGTATTTGGTAAGTTAGTGTAAACTGGGCCGGGGAAGACACTATGAGAATGTCCGGCCAAAATAGCATCAATCTCAGGTATTTTTGTCAAATAATAGACCGCATTTTCGGTATCAGGGTTATACGTTTCGCTGCTAATGCCTGTATGGGCAAGGGCAATAATAATATCCGCTCCTTCTTTCTTCATCAACGGTACAAATTCCTTCGCAGTTTCTACCATAGGTTTAGCTATCACTTTACCTTCAAGATTTGCTTTATCCCATTTCATTATTTGGGTTGGCATGAGCGCAATTACACCAATTTTTAGTTCGTGCAGTCTGCCGCTTTGATCCACCAGATTTCTTCTCAAAATGACATAAGGAGTAAAATACGGTTTATTTTTTTTGACCGAATATACATTGGCATTTAATGCCGGCATCTTTAAACCCTTCAAAGCTGCATTTAAAAACTCTAACCCATAGTTAAACTCATGATTTCCAATGGCAATGGCATCATATCGTAAGTAGTTGAAGGCACGATATACCGGGTGTGTTTTTCCTTTATGCATGCCCCTAATTCTGGCTAGATATTCCCCGAGTGGATTTCCCTTTAAATGATCACCATCATCAAACAATAAGGAATTTTTCACTTCTTTCCTAGCCTCACGTATAAGTTCCGCGGTTTTGACAAGGCCAATTCGGTTGTCTGTTTTTGTTTGATAATAATCATAATTGACTAAATCTGCATGTAAATCGGTTGTTTCAAGAATGCGTAAATCAACCAATCCTTCGTATTTAGGAATGGTTTCTGCTGCATTTGAAAAGAAAGAACTAGAAAGCCAAAATAGTGTGAGAAGGATTAGTAATAAAGGAATTCTTTTTTTGTCCACTAAGATTACCCCCCAACCTATTC encodes:
- a CDS encoding metallophosphoesterase; translation: MDKKRIPLLLILLTLFWLSSSFFSNAAETIPKYEGLVDLRILETTDLHADLVNYDYYQTKTDNRIGLVKTAELIREARKEVKNSLLFDDGDHLKGNPLGEYLARIRGMHKGKTHPVYRAFNYLRYDAIAIGNHEFNYGLEFLNAALKGLKMPALNANVYSVKKNKPYFTPYVILRRNLVDQSGRLHELKIGVIALMPTQIMKWDKANLEGKVIAKPMVETAKEFVPLMKKEGADIIIALAHTGISSETYNPDTENAVYYLTKIPEIDAILAGHSHSVFPGPVYTNLPNTKMETGQINGKPVVMAGAFGNHLGIIDLQLSVTEGEWKVLRSTSFTRPIVDENGHSLVKKDKKLYNLIKPEHEETVDFIKKLGL